The Periplaneta americana isolate PAMFEO1 chromosome 2, P.americana_PAMFEO1_priV1, whole genome shotgun sequence genome has a window encoding:
- the LOC138712275 gene encoding 26S proteasome non-ATPase regulatory subunit 10-like: protein MAKPNPIPDLKQRVKTLEGQVRVLVPLVEEVRILKERMDSWALHGLEARKEEEKGDSNDLEKLKERLELKEKELRGLKEESEREKEELRQLKQRFEEEHQLRLQQEESYQEQLEAEREMRRQLEESKEEALRLYREELLVEELQVERQKTAELRAAAEVGPNLEQKDSQGRTELHRAAKQGDTHRVQLLLDAGSQVNAEDRDGRTPLWLAACEDRQDACRALLAAGARPDVKERPSGWTALHVAAYHGYPAVCELLLAAGARPNEPDAGQRTALHYAACNGRAPVVQLLLQHGAERGARNEMGQTALDLARQHKKTEVAAMLQS, encoded by the exons ATGGCAAAACCCAATCCCATTCCAGACCTCAAGCAGAGGGTGAAGACCCTGGAGGGACAGGTTAGGGTGCTGGTTCCTCTCGTAGAGGAGGTGAGAATCCTCAAGGAGAGGATGGACTCGTGGGCCCTTCATGGTCTTGAGGCAAGGAAAGAAGAGGAGAAAGGGGACAGCAACGACCTTGAGAAGCTGAAGGAGAGATTGGAGCTGAAAGAGAAGGAATTGAGAGGGCTGAAAGAGGAATCAGAAAGG GAGAAAGAAGAACTGAGACAGCTGAAGCAGAGATTTGAAGAAGAGCACCAGTTGCGGCTCCAGCAGGAAGAA AGTTACCAGGAGCAGCTGGAGGCTGAGCGGGAGATGAGGCGCCAGCTAGAAGAA agtAAGGAGGAAGCACTGCGACTGTATCGAGAAGAATTGCTTGTAGAGGAACTGCAAGTGGAGCGCCAGAAGACAGCA GAGCTCAGAGCTGCGGCTGAGGTCGGGCCCAACCTGGAGCAGAAGGACAGCCAAGGcaggactgagctacaccgggcaGCGAAGCAGGGGGACACACACAGGGTGCAGCTGCTCCTGGATGCAGGCAGCCAGGTGAACGCCGAGGATCGTGATGGCCGCACGCCCTTGTGGCTGGCAGCATGTGAAGACCGCCAGGATGCGTGCAGGGCTCTGCTGGCTGCCGGGGCGCGGCCGGATGTGAAGGAGCGACCATCTGGCTGGACTGCTCTGCATGTGGCTGCATACCATGGGTACCCTGCAGTGTGTGAGCTGCTGCTGGCAGCTGGGGCGCGGCCCAACGAGCCTGATGCAGGCCAGCGGACTGCACTGCACTATGCAGCATGTAACGGCCGCGCCCCAGTGGTGCAGCTGCTGTTGCAGCATGGCGCTGAGCGGGGGGCGAGGAACGAGATGGGACAGACGGCCCTGGACCTGGCTCGTCAGCACAAGAAGACAGAAGTGGCGGCCATGCTGCAGAGTTGA